Proteins encoded in a region of the Zea mays cultivar B73 chromosome 2, Zm-B73-REFERENCE-NAM-5.0, whole genome shotgun sequence genome:
- the LOC100285185 gene encoding COX VIIa-like protein codes for MTEAPFLPRERLFKLQHHFQNMTKHTYLKGRYDVITSVAIPLALAASSMFMIGRGVYNMSHGIGKKE; via the exons ATGACAGAAGCACCATTTCTGCCACGTGAGAGGCTCTTCAAGCTGCAACATCATTTCCAGAACATGACCAAGCACACCTACCTGAAAGGGCGCTACGATGTGATCACCTCCGTTGCCATCCCTCTTGCACTTGCTGCCTCCAGCATGTTCATGATT GGGCGTGGAGTTTACAACATGTCTCATGGAATTGGGAAAAAGGAGTGA
- the LOC103647901 gene encoding E3 ubiquitin-protein ligase SP1 isoform X2 yields MMIPWGGVGCCLSAAALYLLGRSSGRDAEVLRSVARAGSMKDLAAILDTASKVLPLVVAVSGRVGSDTPLICQQSGMRGVIVEETAEQHFLKHNDAGSWIQDSAVMLSVSKEVPWYLDDGTGRVYMVGARSAAGLILTVASEVFEESGRTLVRGTLDYLQGLKMLGVKRTERVLPTGISLTVVGEAIKDDVGTIRIQRPHKGPFYVSPKSIDQLIMNLGKWAKLYRLASMGFATFGAFLLAKRAIQHFLERKRRHELQKRVLNAAAQRQAREAEGSIGSSDTEPNSKKDQLVLDICVICLEQEYNAVFVPV; encoded by the exons ATGATGATCCCGTGGGGCGGCGTGGGGTGTTGCCTCAGCGCTGCGGCGCTGTATCTCCTCGGGAGGAGCAGCGGAAG GGATGCGGAGGTGCTGCGGTCGGTGGCGAGGGCTGGCAGCATGAAGGATTTAG CTGCTATCTTGGACACTGCAAGTAAAGTCCTACCACTTGTAGTTGCCGTCTCTGGGAGAGTTGGTTCAGACACACCACTTATATGCCAACAAAGCGGCATGAGAGGTGTGATCGTTGAGGAAACG GCAGAACAACACTTCTTGAAGCACAACGATGCTGGATCCTGGATTCAAGATTCTGCAGTTATGCTTTCTGTTAGCAAAGAGGTTCCATGGTATCTG GATGATGGAACTGGACGTGTATATATGGTTGGTGCTCGTTCTGCAGCTGGTTTAATTTTAACTGTTGCCAGTGAGGTTTTTGAGGAGTCAGGGAGGACACTTGTACGTGGAACTCTAGATTATTTACAAGGGTTGAAG ATGCTGGGAGTAAAACGAACTGAAAGGGTTCTTCCAACTGGAATCTCATTGACAGTTGTTGGTGAG GCTATTAAAGATGATGTTGGAACTATTAGAATTCAGCGACCGCATAAAGGACCCTTCTATGTATCACCAAAAAGCATCGATCAACTTATTATGAATCTTGGAAAATGGGCCAA GTTATACCGCCTTGCTTCAATGGGCTTTGCAACATTTGGTGCCTTCCTTCTTGCAAAGCGTGCAATACAACATTTTCTAGAAAGAAAGCGCCGGCATGAACTGCAAAAAAG GGTTCTTAATGCAGCAGCACAAAGGCAAGCTAGAGAAGCTGAAG GGAGCATTGGTTCATCGGACACAGAGCCTAACAGTAAAAAAGACCAATTAGTGTTGGACATATGTGTCATATGCCTTGAGCAAGAGTACAATGCTGTTTTTGTGCC GGTCTAA
- the LOC103647901 gene encoding E3 ubiquitin-protein ligase SP1 isoform X1 yields MMIPWGGVGCCLSAAALYLLGRSSGRDAEVLRSVARAGSMKDLAAILDTASKVLPLVVAVSGRVGSDTPLICQQSGMRGVIVEETAEQHFLKHNDAGSWIQDSAVMLSVSKEVPWYLDDGTGRVYMVGARSAAGLILTVASEVFEESGRTLVRGTLDYLQGLKMLGVKRTERVLPTGISLTVVGEAIKDDVGTIRIQRPHKGPFYVSPKSIDQLIMNLGKWAKLYRLASMGFATFGAFLLAKRAIQHFLERKRRHELQKRVLNAAAQRQAREAEGSIGSSDTEPNSKKDQLVLDICVICLEQEYNAVFVPCGHMCCCMACSSHLTNCPLCRRRIDQAVRTFRH; encoded by the exons ATGATGATCCCGTGGGGCGGCGTGGGGTGTTGCCTCAGCGCTGCGGCGCTGTATCTCCTCGGGAGGAGCAGCGGAAG GGATGCGGAGGTGCTGCGGTCGGTGGCGAGGGCTGGCAGCATGAAGGATTTAG CTGCTATCTTGGACACTGCAAGTAAAGTCCTACCACTTGTAGTTGCCGTCTCTGGGAGAGTTGGTTCAGACACACCACTTATATGCCAACAAAGCGGCATGAGAGGTGTGATCGTTGAGGAAACG GCAGAACAACACTTCTTGAAGCACAACGATGCTGGATCCTGGATTCAAGATTCTGCAGTTATGCTTTCTGTTAGCAAAGAGGTTCCATGGTATCTG GATGATGGAACTGGACGTGTATATATGGTTGGTGCTCGTTCTGCAGCTGGTTTAATTTTAACTGTTGCCAGTGAGGTTTTTGAGGAGTCAGGGAGGACACTTGTACGTGGAACTCTAGATTATTTACAAGGGTTGAAG ATGCTGGGAGTAAAACGAACTGAAAGGGTTCTTCCAACTGGAATCTCATTGACAGTTGTTGGTGAG GCTATTAAAGATGATGTTGGAACTATTAGAATTCAGCGACCGCATAAAGGACCCTTCTATGTATCACCAAAAAGCATCGATCAACTTATTATGAATCTTGGAAAATGGGCCAA GTTATACCGCCTTGCTTCAATGGGCTTTGCAACATTTGGTGCCTTCCTTCTTGCAAAGCGTGCAATACAACATTTTCTAGAAAGAAAGCGCCGGCATGAACTGCAAAAAAG GGTTCTTAATGCAGCAGCACAAAGGCAAGCTAGAGAAGCTGAAG GGAGCATTGGTTCATCGGACACAGAGCCTAACAGTAAAAAAGACCAATTAGTGTTGGACATATGTGTCATATGCCTTGAGCAAGAGTACAATGCTGTTTTTGTGCC GTGCGGTCACATGTGTTGCTGTATGGCATGCTCTTCACATTTGACAAACTGCCCGCTTTGCCGGAGAAGAATTGACCAAGCTGTCAGAACATTCCGCCATTGA